A stretch of Eleutherodactylus coqui strain aEleCoq1 chromosome 9, aEleCoq1.hap1, whole genome shotgun sequence DNA encodes these proteins:
- the LOC136578534 gene encoding gastrula zinc finger protein XlCGF66.1-like, giving the protein MAEDRKEITRRILDFTLEILYLLTGEDYTIVKKTSGDGVTPIIHLQESGGWSRSHFPITEPPSPIHEQKILELTNKMMELLTGEVPIRCQDVAVYISMEEWEYIGGHQDLYEEVRREDHRPLTSPGSGHSAQTLRSRRAPLLHMDINCLLSRIPLMKLATGSV; this is encoded by the exons ATGGCCGAGGACAGGAAGGAGATCACCAGAAGAATATTAGACTTCACCTTGGAGAtcctctacctgctgaccggagag gattacacaatagtgaagaagacatcgggggacggtgtgactcccatcatccatctccaggagtcaggaggatggagcaggagtcATTTCCCCATCACAGAGCCTCCCTccccgatacatgagcagaagatcctagagctcaccaacaagatgatggagctgctgacaggagag gttcctataaggtgtcaggatgtggctgtctatatctccatggaggagtgggagtatataggaggACACCAGGATCTGTACGAGGAGGTCAGGAGGGAGGATCACCGGCCGCTTACATCACCAG GTAGCGGACACTCCGCCCAGACTCTCAGATCACGGCGTGCACCGCTATTGCACATGGATAT CAACTGCCTGCTTTCCAGGATCCCCCTAATGAAATTGGCCACTGGATCTGTGTAG